A part of Lampris incognitus isolate fLamInc1 chromosome 21, fLamInc1.hap2, whole genome shotgun sequence genomic DNA contains:
- the arhgef7b gene encoding rho guanine nucleotide exchange factor 7b isoform X2: MNSAEQTVTWLITLGVLESPKKTISDPEGFLQSSLKDGVVLCRLLERLRPGTVDKVFQEPRSDSECQSNISGFVRGCAAFYVEPFEVSDLHQGVNFSKVLNCLLALNKATEVTGAGGDGVGVRQSCSLRIKSFDSLNAQGRSSKVLQPQYRSLDMSEGSGCGHVLVKARFAFQRTNEDELSFSKGDIISVTRQEEGGWWEGSLNGQSGWFPSNYVREVKGNDKPVSPKSATLKSPLKGFDSTIVSKTYYNVVLQNIFETESEYSRELQSLLASYLRSLHPTDNVSGADISHIQGNLEEVSTFQQMLVQSLEERTKLPEYQQRIGGFFLGLMPQMKTLYMAYCSNHPSAVHVLTQHSEELGEYMESKGAPSPGILNLTTGLSKPFTRLDRYPTLLKELDRHMEDHHPDRPDLHTSMTAFKTLSVQCQEVRKRKELELQILTEPIRNWEGDDIKTLGPVLHMALTTVYTHSCQEKSERYLLLFPHTLLMVSPSSRMSGFIYQGRLPLSGMLISRIEDGDNLRNAFEISGGQCERMQVACGSPQDLQDWLDLLTKHTHTLSSHTPAPATHTAKPLSAYQTLPSQPATPSRHLESCGGGGGPAYHTLPHNSSFGAVPGVSPMWGPLEPPNTPKPWSLSCLRPAPPLRPSAALCYKEDKSPKSVKKLLPKRKPERKPSEEDFSTRKSTAALEEDAQILKVIEAYCTSAKTRQTLNSTWQGTDLMHNHVLADANLTVHMDAAAGNPPCSDQSEDSDYDSIWNAHSYRTASVSRSSRKDVHILFPEKEKIIVEEIKSNGQTVVEEMSLVDTVYSLKDELQELKQDNKRMRRTLEEEQRARKELERIIRRVLKNMNDPTWDETNL, translated from the exons ATGAATTCGGCCGAGCAAACAGTAACGTGGCTCATAACGTTGGGGGTCCTGGAGTCACCAAAAAAGACCATTTCGGATCCGGAGGGTTTCCTGCAGTCATCTTTAAAAGATGGAGTGGTGCTGTGCAGACTGCTGGAGAGACTGCGACCCGGGACAGTGGACAAA GTTTTCCAGGAGCCGAGGAGCGACAGCGAGTGTCAGAGCAACATCAGCGGCTTCGTGCGAGGCTGCGCGGCTTTCTACGTGGAG CCATTTGAGGTCAGTGACCTTCATCAGGGGGTTAATTTCTCCAAAGTCCTCAACTGCCTGCTAGCCCTCAACAAAGCGACAGAAG taaCAGGTGCAGGCGGGGACGGTGTCGGTGTTCGTCAGTCCTGCTCCCTGAGAATCAAGTCGTTCGATTCTCTGAACGCTCAGGGTCGCTCCTCAAAAGTGCTGCAGCCTCAGTACCGCAGCCTG gaCATGTCAGAGGGCAGTGGGTGTGGCCACGTGCTGGTGAAGGCCCGCTTTGCCTTCCAGCGGACCAATGAGGACGAGCTCTCGTTCTCGAAGGGTGACATCATCAGCGTGACCCGGCAGGAGGAAGGCGGTTGGTGGGAAGGCTCCCTCAACGGACAGAGTGGGTGGTTCCCCAGTAACTACGTGCGAGAGGTCAAAGGAAACG ACAAGCCAGTGTCACCTAAGTCAGCGACCCTGAAGAGTCCCCTGAAAGGGTTCGACTCTACAATCGTCAGTAAAACCTACTACAATGTG gtCCTACAAAACATCTTCGAAACAGAGAGCGAATATTCCAGAGAACTACAGAGTCTCCTGGCCTCATACCTACGCTCCCTGCATCCTACTGAtaa CGTAAGCGGTGCTGACATCAGTCATATTCAGGGGAATCTGGAGGAGGTCTCTACCTTCCAGCAGATGTTGGTTCAGTCCTTGGAGGAGCGTACCAA gctcccAGAGTACCAACAGAGGATAGGGGGGTTCTTTCTGGGTTTGATGCCCCAGATGAAAACTCTCTACATGGCCTACTGCTCGAACCACCCCTCGGCTGTCCATGTGCTCACACAACACAG tgaggaGCTGGGCGAGTACATGGAGTCCAAGGGAGCGCCCAGTCCCGGGATCTTGAACTTGACCACCGGCCTCAGTAAACCATTCACCAGACTGGACCGATACCCGACCCTGCTTAAAGAACTGGACAGACACATGGAG GACcaccaccctgaccgaccagacctGCATACCTCGATGACGGCCTTCAAAACCCTCTCC GTTCAGTGTcaggaggtgaggaagaggaaggagttGGAGTTGCAGATTCTGACGGAGCCAATCAGAAACTGGGAGGGAGACGACATTAAAACCCTGGGTCCGGTTCTCCACATGGCCCTGACCACCGTCTACACGCACAGCTGTCAG GAAAAGAGCGAGCGttatctcctcctcttccctcacACCCTGCTGATGGTGTCCCCCAGCTCTCGAATGAGTGGATTCATCTACCAG GGGAGGCTCCCGCTGTCAGGAATGCTCATCTCCAGGATCGAAGACGGAGACAACCTGAGGAATGCTTTCGAAATATCCG GCGGCCAGTGTGAGCGTATGCAGGTGGCGTGCGGCAGTCCACAGGACCTCCAGGATTGGCTAGATCTTCTCacgaagcacacacacactctctcctcaCACACGCCTGCCCCggccacacacacagccaaaccaCTGTCCGCCTACCAAACG TTGCCCTCCCAGCCCGCCACTCCCTCCAGGCATTTGGAGTCATGCGGAGGGGGCGGGGGTCCAGCGTACCATACGCTCCCTCACAATTCCTCCTTCGGGGCGGTCCCGGGTGTCAGCCCAATGTGGGGTCCCCTGGAGCCCCCCAACACCCCCAAACCTTGGAGCCTCAGCTGTCTGCGCCCCGCTCCTCCACTCCGGCCCTCTGCCGCTCTCTGCTATAAGGAG GACAAGAGTCCTAAGAGCGTGAAGAAGCTGCTGCCGAAGAGGAAGCCGGAGAGGAAACCGTCAGAAGAGGACTTCTCCACCAGGAAGA GTACAGCAGCCCTAGAGGAGGATGCTCAGATTCTGAAGGTGATTGAGGCCTACTGTACCAGTGCCAAGACACGGCAGACACTCAACTCCa CGTGGCAAGGCACTGACCTCATGCACAACCACGTGCTGGCAGACGCCAACCTCACTGTGCACATGGACGCGGCCGCTGGCAACCCGCCGtgttctgaccaatcagaggactCGGATTATGACAGTATCTGGAACGCCCATAGTTACAGGACGGCCTCGGTTTCTC GTTCGAGCAGGAAAGATGTACACATATTGTTCCCAGAAAAGGAGAAGATCATCGTGGAGGAGATCAAGAGCAATGGACAGACGGTGGTGGAggagat GAGTTTGGTGGACACGGTATACAGTCTCAAGGACGAGCTTCAAGAGCTCAAACAG
- the arhgef7b gene encoding rho guanine nucleotide exchange factor 7b isoform X1: MNSAEQTVTWLITLGVLESPKKTISDPEGFLQSSLKDGVVLCRLLERLRPGTVDKVFQEPRSDSECQSNISGFVRGCAAFYVEPFEVSDLHQGVNFSKVLNCLLALNKATEVTGAGGDGVGVRQSCSLRIKSFDSLNAQGRSSKVLQPQYRSLDMSEGSGCGHVLVKARFAFQRTNEDELSFSKGDIISVTRQEEGGWWEGSLNGQSGWFPSNYVREVKGNDKPVSPKSATLKSPLKGFDSTIVSKTYYNVVLQNIFETESEYSRELQSLLASYLRSLHPTDNVSGADISHIQGNLEEVSTFQQMLVQSLEERTKLPEYQQRIGGFFLGLMPQMKTLYMAYCSNHPSAVHVLTQHSEELGEYMESKGAPSPGILNLTTGLSKPFTRLDRYPTLLKELDRHMEDHHPDRPDLHTSMTAFKTLSVQCQEVRKRKELELQILTEPIRNWEGDDIKTLGPVLHMALTTVYTHSCQEKSERYLLLFPHTLLMVSPSSRMSGFIYQGRLPLSGMLISRIEDGDNLRNAFEISGGQCERMQVACGSPQDLQDWLDLLTKHTHTLSSHTPAPATHTAKPLSAYQTLPSQPATPSRHLESCGGGGGPAYHTLPHNSSFGAVPGVSPMWGPLEPPNTPKPWSLSCLRPAPPLRPSAALCYKEDKSPKSVKKLLPKRKPERKPSEEDFSTRKSTAALEEDAQILKVIEAYCTSAKTRQTLNSSSSRKDVHILFPEKEKIIVEEIKSNGQTVVEEMSLVDTVYSLKDELQELKQDNKRMRRTLEEEQRARKELERIIRRVLKNMNDPTWDETNL, translated from the exons ATGAATTCGGCCGAGCAAACAGTAACGTGGCTCATAACGTTGGGGGTCCTGGAGTCACCAAAAAAGACCATTTCGGATCCGGAGGGTTTCCTGCAGTCATCTTTAAAAGATGGAGTGGTGCTGTGCAGACTGCTGGAGAGACTGCGACCCGGGACAGTGGACAAA GTTTTCCAGGAGCCGAGGAGCGACAGCGAGTGTCAGAGCAACATCAGCGGCTTCGTGCGAGGCTGCGCGGCTTTCTACGTGGAG CCATTTGAGGTCAGTGACCTTCATCAGGGGGTTAATTTCTCCAAAGTCCTCAACTGCCTGCTAGCCCTCAACAAAGCGACAGAAG taaCAGGTGCAGGCGGGGACGGTGTCGGTGTTCGTCAGTCCTGCTCCCTGAGAATCAAGTCGTTCGATTCTCTGAACGCTCAGGGTCGCTCCTCAAAAGTGCTGCAGCCTCAGTACCGCAGCCTG gaCATGTCAGAGGGCAGTGGGTGTGGCCACGTGCTGGTGAAGGCCCGCTTTGCCTTCCAGCGGACCAATGAGGACGAGCTCTCGTTCTCGAAGGGTGACATCATCAGCGTGACCCGGCAGGAGGAAGGCGGTTGGTGGGAAGGCTCCCTCAACGGACAGAGTGGGTGGTTCCCCAGTAACTACGTGCGAGAGGTCAAAGGAAACG ACAAGCCAGTGTCACCTAAGTCAGCGACCCTGAAGAGTCCCCTGAAAGGGTTCGACTCTACAATCGTCAGTAAAACCTACTACAATGTG gtCCTACAAAACATCTTCGAAACAGAGAGCGAATATTCCAGAGAACTACAGAGTCTCCTGGCCTCATACCTACGCTCCCTGCATCCTACTGAtaa CGTAAGCGGTGCTGACATCAGTCATATTCAGGGGAATCTGGAGGAGGTCTCTACCTTCCAGCAGATGTTGGTTCAGTCCTTGGAGGAGCGTACCAA gctcccAGAGTACCAACAGAGGATAGGGGGGTTCTTTCTGGGTTTGATGCCCCAGATGAAAACTCTCTACATGGCCTACTGCTCGAACCACCCCTCGGCTGTCCATGTGCTCACACAACACAG tgaggaGCTGGGCGAGTACATGGAGTCCAAGGGAGCGCCCAGTCCCGGGATCTTGAACTTGACCACCGGCCTCAGTAAACCATTCACCAGACTGGACCGATACCCGACCCTGCTTAAAGAACTGGACAGACACATGGAG GACcaccaccctgaccgaccagacctGCATACCTCGATGACGGCCTTCAAAACCCTCTCC GTTCAGTGTcaggaggtgaggaagaggaaggagttGGAGTTGCAGATTCTGACGGAGCCAATCAGAAACTGGGAGGGAGACGACATTAAAACCCTGGGTCCGGTTCTCCACATGGCCCTGACCACCGTCTACACGCACAGCTGTCAG GAAAAGAGCGAGCGttatctcctcctcttccctcacACCCTGCTGATGGTGTCCCCCAGCTCTCGAATGAGTGGATTCATCTACCAG GGGAGGCTCCCGCTGTCAGGAATGCTCATCTCCAGGATCGAAGACGGAGACAACCTGAGGAATGCTTTCGAAATATCCG GCGGCCAGTGTGAGCGTATGCAGGTGGCGTGCGGCAGTCCACAGGACCTCCAGGATTGGCTAGATCTTCTCacgaagcacacacacactctctcctcaCACACGCCTGCCCCggccacacacacagccaaaccaCTGTCCGCCTACCAAACG TTGCCCTCCCAGCCCGCCACTCCCTCCAGGCATTTGGAGTCATGCGGAGGGGGCGGGGGTCCAGCGTACCATACGCTCCCTCACAATTCCTCCTTCGGGGCGGTCCCGGGTGTCAGCCCAATGTGGGGTCCCCTGGAGCCCCCCAACACCCCCAAACCTTGGAGCCTCAGCTGTCTGCGCCCCGCTCCTCCACTCCGGCCCTCTGCCGCTCTCTGCTATAAGGAG GACAAGAGTCCTAAGAGCGTGAAGAAGCTGCTGCCGAAGAGGAAGCCGGAGAGGAAACCGTCAGAAGAGGACTTCTCCACCAGGAAGA GTACAGCAGCCCTAGAGGAGGATGCTCAGATTCTGAAGGTGATTGAGGCCTACTGTACCAGTGCCAAGACACGGCAGACACTCAACTCCa GTTCGAGCAGGAAAGATGTACACATATTGTTCCCAGAAAAGGAGAAGATCATCGTGGAGGAGATCAAGAGCAATGGACAGACGGTGGTGGAggagat GAGTTTGGTGGACACGGTATACAGTCTCAAGGACGAGCTTCAAGAGCTCAAACAG